From the genome of Aspergillus chevalieri M1 DNA, chromosome 8, nearly complete sequence, one region includes:
- a CDS encoding uncharacterized protein (COG:E;~EggNog:ENOG410Q0BE;~InterPro:IPR006151,IPR036291,IPR013708,IPR041121;~PFAM:PF08501,PF18317;~go_function: GO:0004764 - shikimate 3-dehydrogenase (NADP+) activity [Evidence IEA];~go_process: GO:0055114 - oxidation-reduction process [Evidence IEA]), with product MHFHIFGQSISQSLSPVIHNTAFAALGLSHHYDIRDCARLSDVEHLIIDNEFGGASVTMPHKLSVGHYCNDTSDAAMKIGAINTLVARRDDTGVRTIYGDNTDWTGLYSIVVGYAPFASSQAPVGLVIGAGGAARAAVYALVQARMKQIYVWNRTVDKARKIAIDFRDMCSVTAVAHQSEIIEAPDIIIGTIPGEVLPRSAFVDLFRKPKGLCIEMSYKPPITKLLSVARAHSEWMTADGLEVLLQQAFGQSELWTGRDAPQDVMRAAVKFAIGNQSVENTGNARI from the coding sequence TCTCCCCAGTCATACACAATACGGCATTTGCGGCCCTCGGACTCTCCCATCACTACGACATCCGAGACTGTGCAAGGCTCAGCGACGTGGAGCACCTAATCATCGACAACGAATTCGGAGGCGCTAGTGTCACCATGCCGCACAAACTCAGCGTCGGCCACTATTGCAATGACACATCAGATGCGGCTATGAAAATTGGTGCCATAAACACCCTTGTTGCGCGCAGGGACGACACCGGAGTTCGAACAATTTATGGAGATAACACCGATTGGACTGGCTTGTACTCCATTGTCGTTGGATATGCGCCGTTCGCATCCTCGCAAGCACCTGTCGGACTTGTTATTGGCGCCGGTGGGGCGGCTAGAGCAGCTGTCTACGCTTTGGTCCAGGCGAGGATGAAACAAATTTACGTTTGGAACCGAACGGTCGACAAAGCTCGTAAAATTGCTATCGATTTTCGGGATATGTGCAGCGTTACGGCTGTAGCGCACCAATCGGAAATCATAGAGGCCCCTGATATTATCATCGGCACCATTCCCGGCGAAGTGCTGCCGCGATCAGCGTTCGTTGACCTATTTCGAAAGCCGAAAGGGCTGTGCATTGAGATGTCGTACAAGCCGCCGATCACAAAGTTGCTTTCAGTCGCCAGGGCGCACAGTGAATGGATGACGGCCGATGGACTCGAGGTACTCCTGCAACAAGCGTTTGGACAGTCGGAGCTCTGGACAGGCAGGGATGCGCCGCAGGATGTTATGAGAGCCGCAGTGAAGTTTGCCATTGGAAATCAGAGTGTAGAGAACACTGGAAATGCGCGAATCTAG